From a single Cupriavidus taiwanensis LMG 19424 genomic region:
- a CDS encoding UDP-glucuronic acid decarboxylase family protein, with protein sequence MKESDRKRILVTGGAGFLGSHLCERLVRAGQDVLCVDNFYTGTKENIAHLLGRTNFELLRHDVTFPLYVEVDEIYNLACPASPVHYQHDPVQTTKTSVNGAINMLGLAKRLRARILQASTSEVYGDPEHHPQQEGYWGHVNPVGIRSCYDEGKRCAETLFMDYHRQHGLDVRIARIFNTYGPRMHPADGRVVSNFITQALTGQPLTVYGNGAQTRAFCYVDDMVDALVRLMEAPASGTPVNLGNPCETTMLEIAQAVLRATGSPSRIEMRPLPADDPHQRCPDITLARQLLGWEPTTALEQGLRRTVDYFAARLAAQAHAEGAPGNVVPVSATAREARAALS encoded by the coding sequence ATGAAGGAAAGCGATCGCAAGCGCATCCTGGTCACCGGCGGCGCGGGATTTCTCGGCTCGCACCTGTGCGAGCGGCTGGTGCGCGCCGGCCAGGACGTGCTGTGCGTGGACAACTTCTACACGGGCACCAAGGAGAACATCGCGCACCTGCTGGGCCGGACCAATTTCGAGCTGCTGCGCCACGACGTCACCTTCCCGCTGTACGTGGAAGTCGACGAGATCTACAACCTCGCGTGCCCGGCCTCGCCGGTGCATTACCAGCACGACCCGGTGCAGACCACCAAGACCAGCGTCAACGGCGCGATCAACATGCTGGGACTGGCCAAGCGGCTCAGGGCGCGCATCCTGCAGGCGTCCACCAGCGAAGTCTACGGCGACCCCGAGCACCATCCGCAGCAGGAAGGGTACTGGGGCCATGTCAATCCGGTGGGCATCCGCTCCTGCTATGACGAAGGCAAGCGCTGCGCCGAGACCCTGTTCATGGACTATCACCGCCAGCACGGACTGGACGTGCGCATCGCGCGCATCTTCAACACCTACGGGCCACGCATGCACCCCGCCGACGGCCGCGTGGTATCGAATTTCATCACCCAGGCGCTGACCGGGCAGCCGCTGACGGTTTACGGAAACGGCGCGCAGACGCGTGCATTCTGCTATGTCGACGACATGGTCGATGCGCTGGTCCGGCTGATGGAAGCTCCCGCGAGCGGCACGCCCGTCAACCTGGGCAACCCGTGCGAGACCACCATGCTGGAAATTGCGCAGGCGGTGCTGCGCGCCACCGGCTCGCCCTCCCGGATCGAGATGCGCCCGCTGCCGGCCGACGACCCGCACCAGCGCTGCCCCGACATCACGCTGGCGCGGCAGCTGCTCGGATGGGAGCCGACCACCGCGCTGGAACAGGGGCTGCGCCGCACCGTGGATTACTTTGCCGCGCGGCTCGCTGCCCAGGCGCATGCCGAAGGGGCGCCCGGCAACGTGGTGCCGGTGTCGGCCACCGCGCGCGAAGCGCGTGCCGCGCTCAGTTGA
- a CDS encoding glycosyltransferase family 4 protein — MRKIALISEHASPLASVGSTDCGGQNIYVAHLARQLGSRGYQVDVFTRRDKALLPEVVAFAPNVRVIHVTAGPPVQIPKEQLLPYMEDFGAFLADFVRRDATGYDVLHANFFMSGLAALRARHTLGIPLVMTFHALGKVRRLHQGSTDGFPDDRFAIEDTLVREADCVVAECPQDLDDLVSLYSADPARVQTVPCGFDAAEFAPVPRDAARRALGWPLHGFRVLQLGRLVPRKGIDNVIRALGCLRRDTDLDATLYVVGGNAEQPSVQATPEIGRLQEVASAEGVAERVVFTGRRGRDTLRLFYSAADVFVTTPWYEPFGITPVEAMACGAPVIGADVGGIRSTVVDGHTGFLVPPKAPAALAARLAQLAANPALARKLGEAGRRRAQAHFTWAGVARQMEAVYARVCAGAPVLQAGARRVAA, encoded by the coding sequence ATGCGCAAGATCGCGCTGATCAGCGAACATGCCTCGCCACTCGCCAGTGTCGGCAGTACCGACTGCGGCGGGCAGAACATCTATGTGGCGCATCTTGCAAGGCAGCTTGGCAGCCGCGGCTATCAGGTCGATGTGTTCACGCGCCGCGACAAGGCGCTGTTGCCAGAAGTGGTGGCGTTCGCACCCAACGTACGCGTGATCCATGTCACGGCCGGACCGCCGGTGCAGATCCCCAAGGAACAGTTGCTGCCGTATATGGAGGACTTCGGCGCGTTCCTGGCCGACTTCGTGCGCCGCGACGCCACCGGCTACGATGTGCTCCATGCCAACTTCTTCATGTCCGGGCTGGCTGCGCTACGGGCCCGCCACACGCTGGGCATACCGCTGGTGATGACCTTCCACGCGCTGGGCAAGGTGCGCAGGTTGCACCAGGGCAGCACCGACGGCTTCCCCGACGACCGCTTCGCCATCGAGGACACGCTGGTGCGCGAGGCCGACTGCGTGGTGGCGGAGTGTCCGCAAGACCTGGACGACCTCGTCAGCCTGTACAGCGCCGATCCGGCGCGCGTGCAGACCGTGCCGTGCGGCTTCGATGCCGCGGAGTTCGCGCCGGTGCCGCGTGACGCGGCACGGCGCGCACTGGGCTGGCCGCTGCACGGATTTCGCGTGCTGCAGCTGGGCCGGCTGGTGCCGCGCAAGGGCATCGACAACGTGATCCGCGCGCTGGGCTGCCTGCGGCGCGACACGGACCTCGATGCCACCTTGTACGTGGTGGGCGGCAACGCCGAGCAGCCCAGTGTGCAGGCCACCCCGGAAATCGGCAGGCTGCAGGAGGTAGCCAGCGCCGAAGGCGTGGCCGAACGCGTGGTGTTTACCGGCCGGCGCGGGCGCGACACGCTGCGCCTGTTCTACAGCGCCGCGGATGTCTTCGTGACGACCCCGTGGTACGAGCCCTTCGGCATCACGCCGGTGGAAGCGATGGCGTGCGGGGCTCCGGTGATCGGCGCGGACGTCGGCGGCATCCGCTCCACGGTGGTGGACGGGCACACCGGCTTCCTGGTGCCGCCCAAGGCCCCGGCGGCGCTGGCGGCGCGGCTCGCGCAACTGGCCGCGAACCCCGCGCTGGCGCGCAAGCTCGGCGAAGCGGGCCGGCGCCGCGCGCAGGCGCATTTCACCTGGGCCGGAGTGGCGCGGCAGATGGAGGCGGTCTATGCGCGCGTCTGCGCCGGCGCGCCCGTGCTGCAGGCGGGGGCCCGCCGCGTGGCGGCCTGA
- a CDS encoding SDR family oxidoreductase — protein sequence MQTSPPPRPAAYTESAMPLQDRTYLVSGAGRGLGAAICRTLSAAGAAVIVADIDDKLARDSAGGLAEAGAQAWPLHLDVSDPASVHAAFEAVRARGARLDGIVNNAAIDITLPVDEVDAETWRKVLMVNLYGPYLMTHAAVPLLKAQGGGHIVNIASTASKRAWPNASAYHATKWGLLGFSHALHAELRPHGIKVSAIVAGGMRTPFLLDRFPDIDQGNLQDPANVANAVRFVLTQPDETVIPEVMVLPMKETSWP from the coding sequence ATGCAAACTTCGCCTCCGCCACGACCCGCCGCGTACACCGAGTCCGCCATGCCGCTGCAGGACCGCACCTATCTGGTCAGCGGCGCGGGCAGGGGCCTGGGCGCCGCCATCTGCCGCACGCTGAGCGCCGCCGGCGCCGCCGTGATCGTGGCCGATATCGACGACAAGCTTGCGCGCGACAGCGCCGGCGGCCTTGCCGAGGCCGGCGCGCAAGCGTGGCCGCTGCATCTGGACGTCTCCGATCCCGCCTCCGTGCATGCCGCCTTCGAAGCCGTGCGCGCGCGTGGGGCGCGCCTCGACGGCATCGTCAACAACGCCGCCATCGATATCACGCTGCCGGTGGATGAGGTCGATGCCGAGACCTGGCGCAAGGTGCTGATGGTCAACCTGTACGGCCCCTATCTGATGACGCATGCCGCCGTGCCGCTGCTGAAGGCGCAGGGCGGGGGGCATATCGTCAACATCGCGTCGACCGCGTCAAAGCGCGCGTGGCCCAATGCTTCGGCCTACCACGCCACCAAGTGGGGCCTGCTTGGCTTCTCGCACGCATTGCACGCGGAACTGCGCCCGCACGGGATCAAGGTGTCGGCCATCGTGGCGGGCGGCATGCGTACGCCGTTCCTGCTCGACCGCTTTCCCGATATCGATCAGGGCAACCTGCAGGATCCGGCCAATGTCGCCAACGCAGTGCGCTTCGTGCTGACGCAGCCCGATGAAACCGTGATCCCCGAGGTGATGGTGCTGCCGATGAAGGAGACCTCGTGGCCATGA
- a CDS encoding D-glycero-alpha-D-manno-heptose-1,7-bisphosphate 7-phosphatase, protein MSSASASGRQLSAAVLLDKDGTVLHDVPCNVDPARMRLAPGAPAALRLLGGLGVPLVVVTNQPGVAHGLHTEAELVPVRDRLAAMFAEHGAVLAGFLYCPHHPEGRVAPYARACLCRKPMPGMLLQAAAAWRLDLARSWMIGDILNDVEAGNRAGCTTVLVDCGNETEWQLSPARQADYVVRTLDAAARLVVARMRAADPAGAAASKAASPSHAEAP, encoded by the coding sequence ATGAGCTCCGCCAGCGCTTCCGGACGCCAGCTCAGCGCCGCGGTGCTGCTCGACAAGGACGGCACCGTGCTGCACGACGTCCCCTGCAACGTCGATCCGGCGCGCATGCGGCTTGCGCCAGGCGCGCCCGCCGCGCTGCGGCTGCTGGGCGGCCTGGGCGTGCCGCTGGTGGTGGTGACGAACCAGCCCGGGGTGGCCCATGGCCTGCATACCGAGGCAGAACTGGTGCCGGTGCGCGATCGGCTGGCGGCGATGTTTGCCGAGCATGGCGCCGTGCTGGCCGGCTTCCTGTATTGCCCGCATCATCCTGAAGGGCGGGTCGCTCCCTACGCGCGCGCGTGCCTGTGCCGCAAGCCCATGCCCGGGATGCTGCTGCAGGCCGCCGCGGCATGGCGGCTCGATCTGGCGCGGTCCTGGATGATCGGCGATATCCTGAACGACGTCGAGGCCGGCAACCGCGCCGGGTGCACCACCGTGCTGGTCGACTGCGGCAACGAGACCGAATGGCAGCTGTCGCCCGCGCGCCAGGCTGACTACGTGGTGCGCACGCTCGACGCCGCCGCGCGCCTGGTGGTTGCGCGCATGCGGGCCGCGGACCCGGCCGGCGCGGCAGCATCGAAGGCCGCGTCGCCATCCCATGCGGAGGCGCCATGA
- a CDS encoding glycosyltransferase family 9 protein → MNWQSARSVLCVRLDNMGDVLMSTPAMQALAEALPGRRLTLLTSRSAAALAPHLPMVSRVLAWDAPWARHTEAQVAPAPGPEIAACARWLARFRFDAAVIFTVYSQSPLPAAVLCALAGIPLRLACCRENPYTLLSDWIPDTEPGTLPGQRPRHEAQRQLDLVAQVGAVARDTRLRFRVLASDRSAVAGRLAAIRGGRSGPVVVVHPGASAPSRRWPPARFAQVAHALAVKAGAHVLVTGDAAEHDIVRAVCAAAGHARVVPLAGALRLGEMGALIEAADLLVSNNTGPVHLAAALGTPVVDLYALTNPQHTPWQVPHRTLFADVPCRYCYKSMCPQGHHRCLEDVPAAHAVQAALALLGGNPDSMPAVELPWPGVGAAAATPPEFDAVPAMPDDSATRHLPHDEAEHVHPWH, encoded by the coding sequence ATGAACTGGCAATCCGCGCGCAGCGTGCTGTGCGTGCGCCTCGATAATATGGGCGACGTGCTGATGAGCACGCCGGCGATGCAGGCCCTGGCCGAGGCGCTGCCGGGCCGACGGCTGACATTGCTGACTTCGCGCAGCGCGGCGGCGCTGGCGCCGCACCTGCCGATGGTCAGTCGCGTGCTGGCGTGGGACGCACCGTGGGCCAGGCACACCGAGGCTCAGGTGGCACCGGCTCCCGGACCGGAGATCGCCGCGTGCGCGCGCTGGCTGGCGCGCTTCCGTTTCGACGCGGCCGTGATCTTTACCGTCTACAGCCAGAGCCCCCTGCCCGCCGCGGTGCTGTGCGCGCTGGCGGGCATTCCGCTGCGGCTGGCCTGCTGCCGCGAGAACCCGTACACGCTGCTGAGCGACTGGATTCCCGACACCGAGCCGGGCACGCTGCCGGGACAGCGTCCGCGCCACGAGGCGCAGCGCCAGCTCGACCTGGTGGCGCAGGTGGGAGCCGTCGCGCGCGATACGCGCCTGCGTTTTCGCGTGCTGGCGTCGGACCGCAGCGCCGTCGCGGGGCGCCTGGCCGCGATCCGCGGCGGACGCAGCGGGCCGGTGGTGGTGGTGCATCCCGGCGCCAGCGCGCCGTCGCGGCGCTGGCCGCCGGCGCGCTTTGCCCAGGTGGCGCACGCGCTCGCGGTGAAAGCCGGTGCGCACGTGCTGGTGACCGGTGATGCCGCCGAGCACGACATCGTGCGCGCGGTCTGCGCCGCTGCCGGCCACGCGCGCGTGGTGCCGCTCGCCGGCGCCTTGCGCCTGGGCGAAATGGGCGCGCTCATCGAAGCCGCCGACCTGCTGGTGTCGAACAACACCGGGCCGGTCCACCTCGCCGCCGCGCTGGGCACGCCGGTGGTGGACCTGTACGCGCTGACCAACCCGCAGCACACGCCGTGGCAGGTGCCGCACCGCACGCTGTTTGCCGATGTGCCGTGCCGCTATTGCTACAAGAGCATGTGTCCGCAGGGGCACCATCGCTGCCTGGAAGATGTGCCGGCCGCGCACGCGGTGCAGGCCGCGCTGGCGCTGCTGGGTGGCAATCCCGACAGCATGCCCGCGGTCGAACTGCCGTGGCCGGGCGTGGGCGCAGCCGCTGCGACGCCTCCTGAGTTCGATGCCGTGCCGGCGATGCCGGACGACAGTGCAACCCGCCACCTCCCACACGACGAGGCTGAACATGTACACCCTTGGCATTAA
- a CDS encoding carbamoyltransferase family protein: MYTLGINAAYHDSAACLVRDGEVIAAAEDERFTHIKHGKRPVPFTAWELPFHAIDYCLAEAGIALRDVDHVAYAFDPALMLGARRHDATVTLPLEPSAHGAASGHESPWDPLFLSYVVNAPRQLASGAPHHLAARFRGVRHDGPFRWHFVEHHMGHEASAFLAAPFARCAVLTMDGRGERATTSYGVFDGKAYRRIKQIDLPDSLGLLYERVTRHLGFLHSSDEYKVMALASYGKPAHLGVFRDMVRRDAEGGYRVSQPDLAALLGPPRQRGEAFGAAHFDIARSLQEVLEETVVGMTTWLAEATGERHLAMAGGVALNCVMNARVRDQSPFDEVWVQPAAGDAGTALGAALWIDFLQRGRPARQWSMEHAYLGPAYGEDEIAAFLDWARLPYRRLDDLAGQTAELLAQNKIIGWFQGRMEFGPRALGARSILASPIDPGMQQRLNQIKDREDFRPVAPVVMQERAADWFSAAKPGRGEAPFMLFIYDVRPEQAARIPAVCHVDGTARVQTVRREQNPAYYDLLAAFERRTGVPILVNTSFNTRGEPIVCTPRDAVECFWTSPLDALVIGPFLLEKPAGGAHAKA; this comes from the coding sequence ATGTACACCCTTGGCATTAACGCCGCCTACCATGACTCTGCCGCCTGCCTGGTGCGCGATGGCGAGGTCATCGCCGCGGCGGAGGACGAGCGCTTCACCCACATCAAGCACGGCAAGCGCCCGGTGCCGTTCACGGCGTGGGAGCTGCCGTTCCACGCCATCGACTATTGCCTGGCCGAGGCCGGCATCGCGCTGCGCGACGTCGACCATGTCGCCTATGCCTTCGATCCCGCGCTGATGCTGGGCGCGCGCCGGCATGACGCCACCGTGACGCTGCCGCTGGAGCCGTCGGCGCACGGTGCCGCCAGCGGGCATGAGTCGCCGTGGGACCCGCTGTTCCTGTCGTACGTGGTCAACGCGCCGCGGCAACTGGCCAGCGGCGCGCCGCACCACCTGGCCGCGCGCTTCCGGGGCGTGCGCCACGACGGGCCGTTCCGCTGGCATTTCGTCGAGCACCACATGGGGCATGAAGCCAGCGCTTTTCTGGCGGCGCCGTTCGCGCGCTGCGCAGTGCTGACCATGGACGGGCGCGGCGAGCGCGCCACCACCAGCTACGGCGTGTTCGACGGCAAGGCGTACCGGCGCATCAAGCAGATCGACCTGCCGGACTCGCTTGGGCTGCTGTACGAACGCGTTACGCGCCACCTGGGCTTCCTGCATTCGTCGGACGAGTACAAGGTGATGGCATTGGCGTCCTACGGCAAGCCCGCGCATCTCGGCGTGTTCCGCGACATGGTCCGGCGCGATGCCGAAGGCGGCTACCGCGTGTCGCAACCGGACCTGGCGGCGTTGCTGGGGCCGCCGCGCCAGCGCGGCGAGGCCTTCGGCGCCGCGCATTTCGATATCGCGCGCTCGCTGCAGGAGGTGCTGGAGGAAACCGTGGTCGGCATGACCACCTGGCTGGCCGAGGCCACCGGCGAACGGCACCTGGCCATGGCCGGCGGCGTGGCGCTGAATTGCGTGATGAACGCGCGCGTACGTGACCAGAGCCCGTTCGACGAGGTCTGGGTGCAGCCCGCCGCCGGCGACGCCGGCACCGCGCTGGGCGCGGCGCTGTGGATCGACTTCCTGCAGCGCGGACGTCCGGCGCGGCAATGGTCGATGGAACACGCCTACCTGGGGCCGGCATATGGCGAGGACGAGATCGCGGCCTTCCTCGACTGGGCCAGGCTGCCTTACCGCCGGCTCGACGACCTGGCAGGGCAGACCGCCGAGCTGCTGGCGCAGAACAAGATCATCGGCTGGTTCCAGGGTCGCATGGAGTTCGGCCCGCGCGCGCTGGGCGCGCGCTCGATCCTGGCCTCGCCGATCGATCCCGGCATGCAGCAGCGGTTGAACCAGATCAAGGACCGCGAAGACTTCCGCCCGGTGGCGCCGGTGGTGATGCAGGAGCGCGCCGCGGACTGGTTCAGCGCGGCCAAGCCCGGCCGCGGCGAGGCGCCGTTCATGCTGTTCATCTACGACGTGCGCCCCGAGCAGGCGGCGCGCATCCCCGCGGTCTGCCATGTCGATGGTACCGCGCGCGTGCAGACTGTGCGCCGCGAGCAGAACCCGGCCTACTATGACTTGCTGGCCGCGTTCGAGCGCCGCACCGGCGTGCCGATCCTGGTCAATACCTCGTTCAACACGCGCGGCGAACCGATCGTGTGCACGCCGCGCGATGCGGTCGAGTGCTTCTGGACCTCGCCGCTGGACGCGCTGGTGATCGGCCCGTTCCTGCTGGAGAAGCCTGCGGGAGGTGCCCATGCAAAGGCCTGA
- a CDS encoding glycosyltransferase family 2 protein translates to MQRPEPRVSVVVPTWRRPALLARCLQALCAQRLPAQDYEILIADDGCEARIERLVALMAAQHPHHALRYVPVPGTQGPSGARNAGWRRALAPVIAFTDDDTVPEPGWLEAGCAALAGQPECCAVAGTVTVPLPARPTDHERDTGGLAHAEFVTANCFVRRDALQRIGGFDERFTRAWREDSDLQFRLIEQVCPVGRAPAAVVAHPVRPAAWGSSMAAQAKVYFDALLYKKHPRLYRQRIRRVPPWHYYATVLALLAAPIAWLAGAPAVAAAAGLSWLGFTVAFCARRLRGAALTPAHVAEMAVTSMLIPPLSLYWRLRGALAFRVVFL, encoded by the coding sequence ATGCAAAGGCCTGAGCCACGGGTATCGGTGGTGGTACCTACCTGGCGCCGCCCGGCGCTGCTGGCGCGCTGCCTGCAGGCGCTGTGCGCGCAGCGCCTGCCCGCGCAGGACTACGAGATCCTTATCGCCGACGATGGCTGCGAAGCCCGCATCGAACGGCTGGTGGCGCTGATGGCCGCGCAGCATCCGCATCATGCGCTGCGCTATGTGCCAGTGCCCGGCACGCAAGGGCCGTCGGGCGCGCGCAATGCGGGCTGGCGCCGCGCGCTGGCCCCGGTGATCGCATTCACCGACGACGACACCGTGCCGGAGCCGGGCTGGCTCGAAGCCGGCTGCGCGGCGCTGGCGGGCCAGCCCGAGTGTTGCGCGGTGGCCGGCACCGTGACCGTGCCGCTGCCGGCACGGCCCACCGACCACGAGCGCGATACCGGGGGTCTCGCGCACGCGGAGTTTGTCACCGCCAATTGCTTCGTCCGGCGCGATGCGCTGCAGCGCATCGGCGGCTTTGACGAGCGCTTCACGCGCGCCTGGCGCGAGGATTCGGACCTGCAGTTCCGGCTGATCGAGCAGGTTTGCCCGGTGGGGCGCGCGCCGGCGGCGGTAGTGGCCCATCCGGTGCGGCCCGCCGCGTGGGGCAGCAGCATGGCGGCCCAGGCGAAGGTGTACTTCGACGCGCTGCTGTACAAGAAGCATCCGCGCCTGTACCGGCAGCGCATCCGGCGCGTGCCGCCTTGGCATTACTACGCGACGGTGCTGGCGCTGCTGGCCGCGCCGATCGCGTGGCTGGCAGGCGCGCCCGCCGTGGCCGCGGCAGCGGGCCTGTCGTGGCTGGGATTTACCGTGGCATTCTGCGCGCGGCGCCTGCGCGGCGCCGCGCTGACGCCGGCCCATGTGGCCGAGATGGCCGTCACCTCCATGCTGATACCGCCGCTGTCGCTGTACTGGCGGCTGCGCGGCGCGCTGGCGTTCCGGGTGGTGTTCCTATGA
- a CDS encoding glycosyltransferase family 9 protein has translation MLCAVPALRALRAGEPDARITLIGLPWAQEFVSRFSALVDDLMVFPGAPGMPEQPCAEAAAGPFYAAAHAARFDLAIQLHGSGALTNAVVQRLGARRMAGFCPDPAAARCNRAGVLVPWPQGNEVERLLALMQALGYPCTDRSLAFPLRPLDHASWRLLAAEHGLVAGEYICLHAGARMLSRRWPVERFAEAGRALRRHWQVKVVLTGSRDESALVGQLARRLGKPVVNLCGQTALGTLAALIRGARLLLCNDTGASHIAAAVGTPSVVVSCGSDSARWAPLDTTLHRVLADQPACRPCMHQCCPVAGHPCAANISVASVVEAALALAARERSHG, from the coding sequence ATGCTGTGCGCGGTGCCGGCGCTGCGGGCGCTGCGCGCGGGCGAGCCCGATGCCCGCATCACGCTGATCGGCCTGCCGTGGGCGCAGGAGTTCGTATCCCGCTTCAGCGCGCTGGTGGATGACCTGATGGTGTTTCCCGGCGCGCCCGGGATGCCCGAGCAACCGTGCGCCGAAGCCGCCGCGGGCCCGTTCTACGCGGCCGCGCATGCGGCGCGGTTCGACCTCGCGATCCAGCTGCACGGCAGCGGCGCGCTCACCAACGCCGTGGTGCAGCGGCTGGGGGCGCGGCGCATGGCCGGCTTCTGCCCGGATCCCGCCGCGGCGCGCTGCAACCGCGCCGGCGTGCTGGTACCGTGGCCGCAGGGCAACGAAGTGGAGCGGCTGCTGGCGCTGATGCAGGCGCTGGGCTATCCGTGCACGGACCGCAGCCTGGCGTTTCCGCTGCGCCCGCTCGACCATGCCAGCTGGCGCTTGCTGGCTGCGGAGCATGGGCTGGTTGCCGGCGAATACATCTGCCTGCACGCCGGTGCGCGCATGCTGTCGCGGCGCTGGCCGGTGGAGCGCTTCGCCGAGGCAGGGCGCGCGCTGCGGCGCCACTGGCAGGTGAAGGTGGTGCTGACCGGCAGCCGCGACGAGTCCGCGCTGGTGGGCCAGCTGGCGCGGCGCCTGGGCAAGCCGGTGGTGAACCTGTGCGGGCAGACCGCGCTCGGCACGCTGGCCGCGCTGATCCGGGGCGCGCGGCTGCTGTTGTGCAATGACACCGGGGCTTCGCATATTGCCGCGGCGGTGGGCACGCCCAGCGTGGTGGTTTCCTGCGGCAGCGACAGCGCACGCTGGGCGCCGCTCGACACCACGCTGCACCGCGTGCTGGCCGACCAGCCGGCATGCCGTCCGTGCATGCATCAGTGTTGCCCGGTCGCCGGACACCCGTGCGCGGCAAACATCAGCGTGGCCAGCGTGGTGGAAGCCGCGCTGGCGTTGGCAGCTCGGGAGCGCAGCCATGGCTAG
- a CDS encoding glycosyltransferase family 4 protein: MARRLRILTWHVHGNYLYYLSQIPHELYLVTRDDGTPGYAGAGGALPWGANVHEVPYDAVPASDFDCVLYQHRHHYEHDRVALLSAAQRALPAIYLEHDPPQEHPTNTRHPVQDPSMLLVHVTPFNALMWDSGVTPCRVIEHGVLVDEAVRYSGELARGISVVNNLSRRGRRLGADLFARVREQVPLDLVGMAAQEAGGLGEVANPELAAFVARYRFFFNPIRYTSLGLAVVEAMTLGVPVVGLATTELATVIQSGNNGYVDTRIEVLVSVMRELLDDPELARVWGERGCRVARERFGIGRFVAEWDETLRAVCA; this comes from the coding sequence ATGGCTAGGCGGCTGCGCATCCTGACCTGGCACGTGCACGGGAATTATCTGTATTACCTGTCGCAGATCCCCCACGAGCTGTACCTGGTCACGCGCGACGACGGCACGCCCGGCTATGCCGGCGCCGGCGGCGCGCTGCCGTGGGGCGCCAACGTGCATGAGGTGCCTTACGACGCCGTTCCGGCCAGCGACTTCGACTGCGTGCTGTACCAGCATCGCCACCATTACGAGCATGACCGCGTCGCGCTGCTCAGCGCCGCGCAGCGTGCGCTGCCGGCGATCTACCTGGAGCACGATCCGCCGCAGGAGCATCCCACCAATACGCGCCATCCGGTGCAGGACCCGTCGATGCTGCTGGTGCATGTGACGCCGTTCAATGCGCTGATGTGGGACAGCGGCGTCACGCCGTGCCGCGTGATCGAACATGGCGTGCTGGTCGACGAGGCGGTGCGCTACAGCGGCGAACTGGCGCGCGGCATCAGCGTGGTCAACAACCTGTCGCGGCGCGGCCGCCGGCTCGGCGCAGACCTGTTCGCGCGCGTGCGCGAACAGGTGCCGCTGGACCTGGTCGGCATGGCGGCGCAAGAGGCGGGCGGGCTGGGCGAGGTCGCCAACCCGGAACTGGCGGCCTTTGTCGCGCGCTACCGCTTCTTCTTCAATCCGATCCGCTACACCAGCCTGGGGCTGGCGGTCGTGGAAGCGATGACACTGGGGGTGCCGGTGGTCGGCCTTGCCACCACCGAGCTGGCCACCGTGATCCAGAGCGGCAACAACGGCTATGTCGATACGCGCATCGAGGTCCTAGTCAGCGTGATGCGCGAACTGCTGGATGATCCGGAGCTGGCGCGGGTCTGGGGCGAGCGCGGCTGCCGGGTGGCGCGCGAGCGCTTCGGCATCGGGCGCTTCGTTGCGGAGTGGGACGAGACGCTGCGTGCGGTGTGCGCGTGA
- a CDS encoding recombinase family protein → MPTTFLYSNCADAPSAIQDELQAAGAAGYGVDPQHVFWEAAPASVPALQRPRLRALQHQVQPGDAVVALRLCSLGWSVPEVLNTVRRFRLLGVALYCVQLSRADLASATPPEAVEVLRAVAALEGATRSVRVRESLAAAKAMGRQVGRPPKHTPEQRHAILSALSAGYSVSETARRFNTSRQTVLRIRAAEPLAQRAAAIALADTEESATEAAAE, encoded by the coding sequence ATGCCGACCACATTCCTCTACTCCAATTGCGCCGATGCACCGTCGGCCATCCAGGACGAACTGCAGGCCGCCGGCGCCGCCGGCTATGGCGTCGACCCGCAACACGTGTTCTGGGAGGCAGCGCCCGCATCGGTGCCGGCATTGCAGCGCCCGCGCCTGCGCGCGCTGCAGCACCAGGTGCAGCCGGGCGACGCGGTGGTGGCGCTGCGCCTGTGCAGCCTGGGCTGGAGCGTGCCTGAAGTGTTGAACACGGTCCGGCGCTTCCGCCTGCTCGGCGTGGCGCTGTACTGCGTGCAGCTGTCCCGCGCTGACCTCGCCAGCGCGACGCCGCCCGAAGCGGTCGAGGTATTGCGTGCCGTGGCCGCGCTCGAAGGCGCCACCCGAAGCGTGCGCGTGCGCGAGAGCCTGGCCGCGGCCAAGGCTATGGGGCGCCAGGTCGGCCGTCCGCCCAAGCACACGCCCGAGCAGCGCCACGCCATACTGAGCGCGCTGTCCGCGGGCTATTCGGTCAGCGAGACCGCGCGGCGCTTCAACACGTCCCGCCAGACCGTGCTGCGCATCCGGGCCGCCGAGCCGCTGGCCCAGCGTGCGGCAGCGATCGCCTTGGCCGACACCGAAGAGTCCGCCACCGAGGCGGCGGCAGAATGA